In one Nocardioides sp. NBC_00368 genomic region, the following are encoded:
- a CDS encoding ATP-dependent DNA helicase: MTATEIASQTPVREALADAVATLGGATREGQVMMADAVAQALADEEHLLVEAGTGTGKSLAYLVPSLLHDSRVVVATATLALQHQLVERDLPRLVKAIGSRPGVDASYAVLKGRSNYACLHRVREGAPDDQGTLVDVPLGPMAEKVLELRSWAEKEAEKGGSGERDSAPRHTDREWRQVSVNHRDCLGAAKCPFGEECFAEVARDKAQKSHLIVTNHSLLAIDAIEGVPMIPEYDAVVIDEAHELVARVTQAATDELTAAEVERAARRAQKHVEGSEADDLADASDALRAAINETSPGRFVTLPELVSDALVLVRDAARSALSALPKPKDSDSADPGFQQAKGGLQEVFTTAERMAAASEHDVIWLNEGSDRIPPRLCVAPLQVWAQMREKLLREKTVVFASATLKLGGDFGSVAGSLGLKAEERTEVGAGAQRTEDVLPWVGLDVGSPFDYGRQGILYVARHLPPPGRDGMGAKTLDEIVDLVDAADGRTLGLFSSRRAAEAAAEVVRQKLPHLTTLAQGDAQLPELAAQFVADPHTVLFGTLSLWQGIDVPGDTCQLVIIDRIPFPRPDDPLMSARQQAADKAGGNGFMQVAATHAALLMAQGAGRLIRTTTDRGVVAVLDARLATARYGGFLKASLPPMWATTDPAIVRQALKRLSESASA, encoded by the coding sequence GTGACCGCAACCGAGATCGCCTCCCAGACGCCCGTACGTGAAGCCCTGGCGGATGCGGTCGCGACCCTCGGCGGGGCCACCCGCGAGGGCCAGGTGATGATGGCCGACGCGGTCGCGCAGGCCCTGGCCGACGAGGAGCACCTGCTGGTCGAGGCCGGCACCGGCACCGGGAAGTCGCTGGCCTATCTGGTCCCATCGCTGCTCCACGACAGCCGGGTCGTGGTCGCCACCGCGACCCTGGCGCTGCAGCATCAGCTCGTCGAGCGTGATCTGCCGCGTCTGGTCAAGGCGATCGGCTCGCGCCCCGGCGTGGATGCCTCCTACGCGGTGCTCAAGGGCCGCTCCAACTACGCCTGTCTCCACCGTGTCCGCGAGGGCGCACCCGACGACCAGGGCACCCTGGTCGACGTCCCGCTCGGCCCCATGGCCGAGAAGGTCCTCGAGCTGCGCAGCTGGGCCGAGAAGGAGGCCGAGAAGGGCGGCAGCGGCGAGCGCGACTCCGCGCCGCGCCACACCGACCGCGAGTGGCGTCAGGTCTCGGTCAACCACCGCGACTGCCTCGGCGCGGCCAAGTGCCCCTTCGGCGAGGAGTGCTTCGCCGAGGTCGCTCGCGACAAGGCCCAGAAGAGCCACCTGATCGTCACCAACCACTCGCTGCTCGCGATCGACGCGATCGAGGGTGTGCCGATGATCCCGGAGTACGACGCGGTGGTGATCGACGAGGCCCACGAGCTGGTCGCTCGCGTGACCCAGGCCGCGACCGACGAGCTGACCGCCGCAGAGGTGGAGCGTGCCGCCCGCCGGGCGCAGAAGCACGTCGAGGGCTCCGAGGCCGACGACCTGGCCGACGCCTCCGACGCGCTGCGGGCGGCGATCAACGAGACCTCACCGGGACGGTTCGTGACCCTGCCGGAGCTGGTCTCCGACGCGCTCGTGCTGGTGCGTGACGCCGCACGGTCCGCGCTCTCAGCGCTCCCGAAGCCGAAGGACTCCGACAGCGCCGACCCCGGCTTCCAGCAGGCCAAGGGCGGACTCCAGGAGGTCTTCACCACCGCCGAGCGGATGGCCGCGGCCTCCGAGCACGACGTGATCTGGCTCAACGAGGGCAGCGACCGGATCCCGCCGCGACTCTGCGTCGCGCCGCTGCAGGTCTGGGCGCAGATGCGCGAGAAGCTGCTGCGCGAGAAGACCGTGGTCTTCGCCTCGGCGACGCTCAAGCTCGGCGGCGACTTCGGTTCCGTGGCCGGATCCCTCGGGCTCAAGGCGGAGGAGCGCACGGAGGTGGGCGCCGGGGCGCAGCGTACCGAGGACGTGCTGCCGTGGGTCGGGCTCGATGTCGGCAGCCCGTTCGACTACGGCAGGCAGGGGATCCTCTACGTCGCCCGCCACCTGCCTCCTCCCGGCCGCGACGGCATGGGCGCCAAGACCCTCGACGAGATCGTCGACCTGGTCGACGCCGCCGACGGGCGTACGCTCGGGCTCTTCTCGTCCCGCCGCGCGGCCGAGGCGGCCGCCGAGGTCGTGCGCCAGAAGCTGCCTCACCTGACCACGCTGGCCCAGGGCGACGCCCAGCTGCCCGAGCTCGCCGCGCAGTTCGTCGCCGACCCGCACACGGTGCTCTTCGGCACCCTGTCGCTGTGGCAGGGGATCGACGTTCCCGGCGACACCTGTCAGCTGGTGATCATCGACCGGATCCCGTTCCCGCGGCCCGACGACCCGCTGATGTCGGCCCGGCAGCAAGCGGCCGACAAGGCCGGCGGCAACGGCTTCATGCAGGTCGCCGCCACCCATGCCGCGCTGCTCATGGCCCAAGGGGCCGGCCGGCTGATCCGCACCACCACCGACCGTGGGGTCGTGGCGGTGCTGGACGCCCGGCTCGCCACCGCCCGCTACGGCGGTTTCCTCAAGGCCAGCCTGCCGCCGATGTGGGCCACGACCGACCCGGCCATCGTGCGCCAGGCGCTGAAGCGACTCTCCGAGTCAGCCTCTGCCTGA
- a CDS encoding pyridoxamine 5'-phosphate oxidase family protein, producing MTPTWTEISTLEELVGVVGTPHERAATKGRPALLDIDREWLAATPFCVLATSDADGNCDASPKGDPAGSLVHVIDDKTIAIAERPGNKRVDGYRNVLSNPHVGLNFLIPGRGDTLRINGRARLVSHAPFFDEMAVKGKRPILALVVEIDDIFFHCAKAFLRSGLWDPETWNPDHLPKRAVIAKQVENDPRTLAEMEDYYRTDVYSKYLY from the coding sequence GTGACCCCTACCTGGACTGAGATCAGCACGCTCGAGGAGCTCGTCGGCGTGGTCGGCACGCCGCACGAGCGGGCGGCGACCAAGGGGCGTCCGGCGCTCCTCGACATCGACCGGGAGTGGCTCGCCGCGACGCCGTTCTGCGTGCTCGCGACCTCCGACGCCGACGGCAACTGCGACGCCTCGCCCAAGGGGGATCCGGCCGGGTCGCTGGTGCACGTCATCGACGACAAGACGATCGCGATCGCCGAGCGACCGGGCAACAAGCGGGTCGACGGCTACCGCAACGTGCTCTCCAACCCGCACGTCGGGCTCAACTTCCTGATCCCCGGCCGGGGTGACACGCTGCGGATCAACGGCCGTGCCCGGCTGGTCTCGCACGCGCCGTTCTTCGACGAGATGGCCGTGAAGGGCAAGCGGCCGATCCTCGCCCTGGTCGTCGAGATCGACGACATCTTCTTCCACTGCGCCAAGGCGTTCCTGCGCTCTGGCCTGTGGGACCCGGAGACCTGGAACCCCGACCACCTCCCCAAGCGCGCGGTCATCGCCAAGCAGGTCGAGAACGACCCGCGCACGCTGGCGGAGATGGAGGACTACTACCGCACCGACGTCTACTCGAAGTACCTCTACTGA
- the hflX gene encoding GTPase HflX: protein MTNNAHDFSLADELEATQDWDALDDSFESGYADEDPEDNDPTVGAMELAERHALKRVASLRTELEDITEVEYRQLRLERVVLVGVWAGGTQTDAENSLAELALLAETAGSEVLEAIYQRRQAPDPATYIGRGKVEALKEIVATTGADTVIADGELAPSQLRNLEDRTGVKVVDRTALILDIFAQHAKSREGQAQVELAQLNYMKQRLRGWGGNLSRQAGGRVAGGAGIGGRGPGETKIETDRRRINTKIAKLNRELKAMKGTRDTKRADRKRHQIPAVAIAGYTNAGKSSLLNRLTGAGVLVEDALFATLDPTTRRTTTEDGRVYTMSDTVGFVRHLPHQLVEAFRSTLEEVADADLVVHVVDGSHPDPEGQLAAVREVFAEIGAGDVPELVVINKADIADPLVISRLLRAEPHSVAVSAKTGEGIDAAIKAVETDLPRPGVEFSALVPYERGDLVNRIHQHGEIDHLEHTAEGTVVKGRANADLAGELAAYPA, encoded by the coding sequence ATGACGAACAACGCACACGATTTCTCACTCGCTGACGAGCTCGAGGCCACCCAGGACTGGGACGCGCTCGACGACAGCTTCGAGAGTGGTTACGCCGACGAGGATCCCGAGGACAACGATCCGACCGTCGGCGCGATGGAGCTTGCCGAGCGGCACGCGCTCAAGCGCGTCGCCAGCCTGCGCACCGAGCTCGAAGACATCACCGAGGTCGAGTACCGGCAGCTGCGCCTGGAGCGAGTGGTGCTCGTGGGCGTGTGGGCCGGCGGCACCCAGACGGACGCCGAGAACTCCCTCGCCGAGCTCGCGCTGCTGGCCGAGACGGCCGGTTCCGAGGTCCTCGAGGCGATCTACCAGCGCCGCCAGGCGCCCGACCCCGCGACCTACATCGGCCGCGGCAAGGTCGAGGCGCTCAAGGAGATCGTCGCCACGACCGGCGCCGACACCGTGATCGCCGACGGCGAGCTGGCGCCTTCGCAGCTGCGAAACCTGGAGGACCGCACCGGGGTCAAGGTCGTCGACCGGACCGCCCTGATCCTCGACATCTTCGCCCAGCACGCCAAGTCCCGCGAGGGTCAGGCGCAGGTGGAGCTGGCTCAGCTCAACTACATGAAGCAGCGGCTTCGTGGTTGGGGTGGCAACCTGTCCCGCCAGGCCGGTGGCCGGGTCGCCGGTGGTGCCGGTATCGGTGGTCGTGGTCCCGGTGAGACCAAGATCGAGACCGACCGTCGCCGGATCAACACCAAGATCGCGAAGCTCAACCGCGAGCTGAAGGCGATGAAGGGCACCCGCGACACCAAGCGCGCCGACCGCAAGCGCCACCAGATCCCCGCGGTGGCGATCGCCGGCTACACCAACGCCGGCAAGTCGTCGCTGCTCAACCGGTTGACCGGTGCCGGGGTGCTCGTCGAGGACGCGCTCTTCGCGACCCTGGACCCGACCACCCGGCGTACGACCACCGAGGACGGGCGGGTCTACACGATGTCCGACACCGTCGGCTTCGTACGTCACCTGCCGCACCAGCTCGTCGAGGCCTTCCGCTCGACGCTGGAGGAGGTCGCCGACGCCGACCTGGTCGTGCACGTGGTCGACGGCTCCCACCCCGACCCCGAGGGCCAGCTGGCCGCGGTGCGCGAGGTGTTCGCCGAGATCGGTGCCGGCGACGTGCCGGAGCTGGTCGTGATCAACAAGGCCGACATCGCCGACCCGCTGGTGATCAGCCGGTTGCTCCGCGCCGAGCCGCACTCGGTCGCGGTCTCGGCCAAGACCGGCGAGGGCATCGATGCGGCGATCAAGGCGGTCGAGACCGACCTGCCGCGGCCGGGCGTGGAGTTCTCCGCGCTGGTTCCGTACGAGCGCGGCGACCTGGTCAACCGGATCCACCAGCACGGCGAGATCGACCACCTCGAGCACACGGCCGAAGGCACCGTCGTCAAGGGCCGCGCCAACGCGGACCTGGCCGGGGAGCTGGCGGCGTACCCTGCGTGA
- a CDS encoding MXAN_6640 family putative metalloprotease yields the protein MRNIARRINRKQRSFVLIAGMVVATFAATMPATGSTPASSVRTGGDTSAAQPVTEEEAREALAEAKKVKRNQSVRGARQVVPGRHVAGRPDATIALTNLWNAKDALDGSNQKAARELLARPRTATQTCSDVVCVHYTPGKGGDSASVAYATQVRDVVTKVHNVYVQAGYRKPAADKTVTPGKVDIYLENLYDEGYYGYCAPETKVSKTAATAYCVLDNDYATAEYGTANTPTENLRVTAAHEYFHAVQFAYDAGEDRWMMESTATWVEDEVYDSINDNRQYLAYGQLEDQRKPLDNSNVSNLGIYGNWIFFRYLSERFAKERGSLPEVVLGVWNRAPSTYSTAAIRQMLAARGTTLKLQYARFAAANLAPAKSYSEGGAYYPPVYDGRTALPAKRQTVDGQFTLKHLTYASQRLVPKNVGKGWKLRIKVDVARPNANAAVVSIFRTDGTRGVYYLKPNSKGIATKTIEGFSSKRIRKVEVTFANASSNFKCGQGTPYSCHGVATPDKATHRWWAKTYR from the coding sequence ATGCGAAACATTGCCCGCCGGATCAACCGCAAACAACGCTCCTTCGTCTTGATCGCAGGGATGGTAGTGGCCACCTTCGCCGCCACCATGCCCGCAACCGGGTCGACCCCGGCGAGCTCGGTGCGGACCGGCGGTGACACCAGCGCCGCGCAGCCGGTGACCGAGGAGGAGGCCCGGGAGGCTCTCGCCGAGGCCAAGAAGGTCAAGCGCAACCAGTCGGTCCGCGGCGCCCGCCAGGTCGTGCCGGGTCGGCACGTCGCCGGCCGGCCCGACGCGACCATCGCGCTGACGAACCTGTGGAACGCCAAGGACGCCCTGGACGGTTCCAACCAGAAGGCCGCGCGCGAGCTGCTCGCCCGCCCGCGCACCGCGACCCAGACCTGCAGCGACGTCGTCTGCGTCCACTACACGCCGGGCAAGGGCGGCGACAGCGCCTCGGTGGCGTACGCGACACAGGTCCGTGACGTGGTCACGAAGGTCCACAACGTCTATGTGCAGGCGGGCTACCGCAAGCCTGCGGCCGACAAGACGGTCACCCCGGGCAAGGTCGACATCTACCTGGAGAACCTGTACGACGAGGGCTACTACGGCTACTGCGCGCCCGAGACGAAGGTCTCCAAGACGGCCGCGACCGCCTACTGCGTCCTGGACAACGACTACGCCACCGCTGAGTACGGCACGGCCAACACGCCCACCGAGAACCTCCGGGTCACCGCCGCCCACGAGTACTTCCACGCCGTCCAGTTCGCCTACGACGCCGGCGAGGACCGCTGGATGATGGAGTCCACGGCGACCTGGGTCGAGGACGAGGTCTACGACAGCATCAACGACAACCGCCAGTACCTGGCCTACGGCCAGCTGGAGGACCAGCGCAAGCCGCTGGACAACTCCAACGTCTCCAACCTCGGCATCTACGGCAACTGGATCTTCTTCCGCTACCTCTCCGAGCGCTTCGCCAAGGAGCGGGGTTCCCTGCCGGAGGTGGTCCTCGGTGTCTGGAACCGGGCCCCGTCCACCTACTCCACCGCCGCCATCCGACAGATGCTCGCCGCGCGCGGCACCACGCTGAAGCTGCAGTACGCCCGCTTCGCCGCCGCCAACCTGGCCCCCGCGAAGAGCTACAGCGAGGGTGGCGCCTACTACCCGCCGGTCTACGACGGCCGCACCGCGCTGCCCGCCAAGCGCCAGACCGTCGACGGCCAGTTCACCCTCAAGCACCTCACCTACGCCTCCCAGCGCCTGGTCCCGAAGAACGTCGGCAAGGGCTGGAAGCTGCGCATCAAGGTCGACGTCGCCCGGCCCAACGCCAACGCTGCCGTGGTCAGCATCTTCCGCACCGACGGCACCCGCGGCGTCTACTACCTCAAGCCCAACAGCAAGGGCATCGCCACCAAGACCATCGAGGGCTTCTCCTCCAAGCGGATCCGCAAGGTCGAGGTCACCTTCGCCAACGCGAGCAGCAACTTCAAGTGCGGCCAGGGCACCCCGTACTCCTGCCACGGCGTCGCCACGCCCGACAAGGCCACTCACCGCTGGTGGGCCAAGACCTACCGCTGA
- a CDS encoding SGNH/GDSL hydrolase family protein yields MRTEVRRTARATFVSALAGAVLVATLAGCAGEGDGALPGDEGSHGAEVTQDLCTRLAAESVTRASVVTGAGERVVVIGDSWASGFGLDDPGLSWPRYLDGEVRVSGFGGTGYSHELMERCGPISFPERVPDALAQGADLVVLEGGINDSKSDIEDVEKGFRATLDELEGYEVIVLSAPRVNSRAKAIRVVNKMMRRVSAEYGVTYINVFDLQLPMLEDNTHLTVAGHMQFGEIVARRIAESRSETVPAHG; encoded by the coding sequence ATGCGCACAGAGGTACGCCGCACGGCGCGCGCCACGTTCGTGAGCGCGCTGGCCGGTGCTGTCCTCGTGGCCACGCTGGCCGGCTGTGCCGGCGAGGGCGACGGCGCGCTTCCGGGCGACGAGGGGAGCCACGGCGCCGAGGTGACCCAGGACCTGTGCACCCGGCTGGCGGCCGAGTCGGTGACCCGCGCCTCGGTGGTGACCGGGGCCGGTGAGCGGGTCGTCGTGATCGGCGACTCCTGGGCCTCGGGGTTCGGGCTCGACGACCCCGGGCTGTCCTGGCCGCGCTATCTCGACGGTGAGGTCCGGGTCTCCGGGTTCGGCGGCACCGGCTACTCGCACGAGCTGATGGAGCGGTGTGGCCCGATCTCCTTCCCCGAGCGGGTTCCCGACGCCCTCGCGCAAGGAGCCGACCTGGTCGTGCTCGAGGGCGGCATCAACGACTCCAAGAGCGACATCGAGGACGTCGAGAAGGGCTTCCGGGCCACCCTCGACGAGCTCGAGGGCTATGAGGTCATCGTGCTCAGCGCGCCCAGGGTGAACTCCCGGGCCAAGGCGATCAGGGTCGTCAACAAGATGATGCGCCGGGTCTCGGCGGAGTACGGAGTGACGTACATCAACGTCTTCGACCTGCAGCTGCCGATGCTCGAGGACAACACCCACCTGACGGTCGCGGGCCACATGCAGTTCGGGGAGATCGTCGCCCGCCGGATCGCGGAGAGCCGATCGGAGACTGTCCCCGCCCACGGCTAA
- the dapF gene encoding diaminopimelate epimerase: protein MTYSYLKGHGTENDFVLLPDLDGSVHGALSEDEMVARVRALCDRRAGIGADGILRVIRTSAYTGADRPASDAEWFMDYRNADGTLAEMCGNGTRVFAEYLRSAGLAGDEVTFATRAGDKTLRAEGDVWTADLGSPKLLGSTQVTVAHHFWSACNVDMGNPHAAAEVESIDPHGPVGDLYDSPIFDETVYPHGVNVEFFVRVAERHVAMRVYERGAGETRSCGTGACAVMVAAAEADGLAIARDADVTYRVDVPGGTLHVTWTTDDRVLLTGPAILVAEGTTSL from the coding sequence ATGACCTACTCCTACCTCAAGGGCCACGGCACGGAGAACGACTTCGTGCTGCTGCCCGACCTCGACGGCTCGGTGCACGGCGCCCTCTCCGAGGACGAGATGGTCGCGCGGGTCCGGGCCCTGTGCGACCGTCGCGCCGGGATCGGTGCCGATGGGATCCTGCGGGTGATCCGCACCTCCGCCTACACCGGTGCGGACCGGCCGGCGAGCGACGCCGAGTGGTTCATGGACTACCGCAACGCCGACGGCACCCTGGCCGAGATGTGCGGCAACGGCACCCGCGTCTTCGCGGAATATCTGCGTTCTGCCGGGCTCGCCGGTGACGAGGTCACCTTCGCCACGCGCGCCGGCGACAAGACCCTGCGCGCGGAGGGGGACGTCTGGACGGCCGATCTGGGCTCGCCGAAGCTGCTCGGGTCGACCCAGGTCACCGTCGCCCACCACTTCTGGTCGGCGTGCAACGTCGACATGGGCAACCCGCACGCTGCCGCCGAGGTCGAGTCGATCGACCCCCACGGCCCGGTCGGCGACCTCTACGACTCCCCGATCTTCGACGAGACCGTCTATCCGCACGGGGTCAACGTGGAGTTCTTCGTACGCGTCGCCGAGCGTCACGTCGCCATGCGGGTCTACGAGCGCGGCGCCGGCGAGACCCGCTCCTGCGGCACCGGGGCGTGTGCGGTGATGGTCGCGGCCGCCGAGGCCGACGGCCTCGCGATCGCGCGCGATGCCGATGTGACGTACCGGGTGGATGTGCCGGGCGGAACGCTCCACGTCACCTGGACGACCGACGACCGCGTTCTGCTCACCGGACCGGCGATCCTGGTCGCTGAAGGCACCACCTCCCTCTGA
- a CDS encoding VWA domain-containing protein, which produces MSDKADTGTSKALAIIEPEAPAGPTEPTREPRFTRETVGVIAGAAGVLALCLLATALVAEGKAGSSSERTCLGPQMTVAVAPEAATVVGNILEDAGCGQIEVEATKADQVLQPMALGGELPDVWIPDSSVWLDRITPATEPVTLRASMASSPVVLVSGDGLARTSYAEAFAEDDLLIGDPQRMMSALGTVVAGQAKPAREARLEPYGERIASGDEAAAPTDSGRLAELQTVMSGVTATSEQQWSTYAPMLKAAAPKEGTVVLDYPVLITADSSRRNAIAESITSFARVLDSGAADTALTQAGFRTTGAGKPSPTVGAYTRVDAASVTNAAAEWDAKLRPTRTIAVVDVSGSMAWQTGSGTTRLQLTQAAASEAVELLPGGAAVGLWAFSEAAEGDPADHTVLVPTRQLASKDQRAQLREEIAGLTARTGGGTALHDTALAAYQAAVASYDPLASNTVLLFTDGTNDDPGSMDLDELVRQLEAASDPRRPVRVLGIGITADADLGALQAIADATGGAAYVAERPEDVGTVLREALEQR; this is translated from the coding sequence ATGTCCGATAAGGCGGACACCGGTACGTCGAAGGCGCTCGCGATCATCGAGCCCGAGGCGCCCGCCGGGCCGACCGAGCCCACGAGGGAACCGCGGTTCACCCGGGAGACGGTCGGTGTGATCGCCGGTGCCGCCGGCGTCTTGGCGCTGTGCCTGCTCGCGACCGCGCTGGTCGCCGAGGGCAAGGCGGGCTCGAGCAGCGAGCGGACCTGCCTGGGCCCGCAGATGACGGTCGCGGTGGCCCCCGAGGCGGCGACCGTGGTCGGCAACATCCTCGAGGACGCCGGCTGCGGCCAGATCGAGGTCGAGGCGACCAAGGCCGACCAGGTCCTCCAGCCGATGGCGCTCGGCGGCGAGCTGCCCGACGTGTGGATCCCCGACTCCTCCGTATGGCTCGACCGGATCACGCCGGCGACCGAGCCGGTGACGCTGCGGGCCTCGATGGCCTCCTCGCCGGTCGTGCTCGTCTCCGGCGACGGGCTCGCCCGCACCTCCTACGCCGAGGCGTTCGCCGAGGACGACCTGCTGATCGGCGACCCCCAGCGGATGATGAGCGCCCTCGGCACGGTGGTCGCCGGCCAGGCGAAGCCGGCGAGAGAGGCCAGGCTGGAGCCGTACGGCGAGCGGATCGCCTCCGGCGACGAGGCTGCCGCGCCGACAGATTCGGGCCGCCTGGCCGAGCTGCAGACCGTCATGAGCGGGGTGACCGCGACCAGCGAGCAGCAGTGGTCGACGTACGCGCCGATGCTGAAGGCCGCGGCGCCCAAGGAGGGCACGGTGGTCCTCGACTACCCGGTCCTGATCACCGCCGACTCCTCCCGCCGCAACGCGATCGCCGAGTCCATCACCAGCTTCGCCCGTGTGCTCGACAGCGGCGCGGCCGACACCGCGCTGACCCAGGCCGGGTTCCGCACCACCGGTGCCGGCAAGCCGTCGCCCACCGTCGGTGCCTACACCCGGGTGGACGCGGCGAGCGTGACCAACGCCGCTGCCGAGTGGGACGCCAAGCTGCGGCCGACCCGGACGATCGCAGTCGTCGACGTCTCCGGGTCGATGGCCTGGCAGACCGGTTCCGGGACGACCCGTCTCCAGCTCACCCAGGCGGCGGCGTCGGAGGCCGTCGAGCTCCTCCCGGGTGGCGCCGCGGTCGGGCTGTGGGCCTTCTCCGAGGCGGCCGAGGGCGATCCCGCCGACCACACCGTGCTCGTCCCGACCCGCCAGCTGGCCTCGAAGGACCAGCGCGCACAGCTGCGCGAGGAGATCGCCGGCCTCACCGCGCGCACCGGCGGCGGCACCGCACTGCACGACACCGCGCTCGCGGCCTACCAGGCGGCGGTCGCCTCCTACGACCCGCTCGCCTCCAACACCGTCCTGCTCTTCACCGACGGCACCAACGACGACCCCGGTTCGATGGACCTGGACGAGCTCGTACGTCAGCTGGAGGCTGCCTCCGACCCACGCCGGCCGGTCCGCGTCCTGGGCATCGGGATCACCGCCGACGCCGATCTGGGCGCGCTGCAGGCGATCGCCGATGCGACGGGTGGGGCTGCGTACGTCGCGGAGCGTCCGGAGGACGTCGGGACCGTGCTGCGGGAGGCGCTCGAGCAGCGCTGA
- a CDS encoding SDR family NAD(P)-dependent oxidoreductase yields the protein MELTDSTAIVTGAASGIGAATARALAAKGATVIVADMQKDKGEALAEEIKGLFVPVDVTDTDQITNAVERAVEIAPLKAVVNSAGIGWAQRTIGRDGQIGSAHDLDAYKKVIAINLIGTFDMCRQAATYISRNEPDANGQRGAIVNLASVAAFDGQIGQVSYSSSKGGVVGLTLPLARDLAAVGIRVNTVAPGLIDTPIYGEGPESEAFKAKLGESVLFPHRLGVPEELASMVVECLTNDYMNGETIRVDGGIRMPPK from the coding sequence ATGGAGTTGACTGACAGCACAGCGATCGTGACCGGAGCGGCCAGCGGAATCGGGGCGGCAACGGCCCGGGCGCTGGCGGCCAAGGGTGCGACGGTCATCGTCGCGGACATGCAGAAGGACAAGGGCGAGGCCCTGGCGGAGGAGATCAAGGGGCTGTTCGTGCCCGTTGACGTCACCGACACCGACCAGATCACCAACGCCGTGGAGAGGGCCGTGGAGATCGCGCCGCTGAAGGCGGTGGTCAACTCGGCCGGGATCGGGTGGGCGCAGCGCACCATCGGGCGTGACGGTCAGATCGGGTCGGCGCACGACCTGGACGCGTACAAGAAGGTCATCGCGATCAACCTGATCGGCACCTTCGACATGTGCCGCCAGGCGGCGACCTACATCAGCCGCAACGAGCCCGACGCCAACGGGCAGCGGGGCGCCATCGTCAACCTGGCCAGTGTGGCCGCCTTCGACGGCCAGATCGGGCAGGTGTCCTACTCCTCGTCCAAGGGCGGCGTCGTCGGGCTCACCCTTCCGCTCGCGCGCGACCTCGCCGCGGTCGGCATCCGGGTCAACACCGTCGCCCCGGGGCTGATCGACACCCCGATCTACGGCGAGGGCCCCGAGTCGGAGGCGTTCAAGGCCAAGCTCGGCGAGAGCGTGCTGTTCCCGCACCGCCTCGGCGTGCCCGAGGAGCTGGCGAGCATGGTCGTGGAGTGCCTGACCAACGACTACATGAACGGCGAGACCATCCGGGTCGACGGCGGCATCCGGATGCCACCGAAGTGA
- a CDS encoding helix-turn-helix transcriptional regulator — protein sequence MSEHVRDRLRELLDAVLDGADEGEPRTLAQMAGDAYTSPYHFNRLLSRGAGEPPVAMRRRVMLERAAWQLQHGGTVTDAAWAAGYESVEGFSRAYAKAFGHPPSTAAVSHWLPAPNGIHFHPPESLWVDSQERVLAPLTEQLVMHDVDDTRALLDLAKGLPEEVLTGVRLPGHEVLPWDGPEESLRQVLEATVWAKECWVASIEGLSMPVRRHSDDVAALIERHESVAARWLAVVRDIERRGAWEDRLVDALCEPPESFQMGSVVAHVLTYAAHRRLLARMMLRMAGVEVDRGDPIDWLRARRGEVPPRTLGQ from the coding sequence GTGAGCGAACACGTGCGGGACCGCCTGCGGGAGCTGCTGGACGCCGTGCTCGACGGCGCCGACGAGGGGGAGCCTCGCACGCTGGCTCAGATGGCGGGTGACGCCTACACCTCGCCCTACCACTTCAACCGGCTCCTCTCCCGCGGTGCGGGCGAGCCGCCGGTGGCGATGCGACGGCGGGTGATGCTGGAGCGGGCTGCCTGGCAGCTGCAGCACGGCGGCACCGTGACCGACGCGGCCTGGGCAGCCGGATACGAGTCGGTCGAAGGGTTCTCGCGGGCCTATGCGAAGGCGTTCGGGCACCCGCCGAGCACGGCCGCCGTCAGCCACTGGCTGCCCGCGCCGAACGGGATCCACTTCCACCCGCCCGAGTCGCTGTGGGTCGACTCCCAGGAACGGGTGCTCGCGCCGCTGACCGAGCAGCTGGTGATGCACGACGTCGACGACACCCGGGCGCTGCTCGATCTGGCCAAGGGCCTGCCCGAGGAGGTGCTCACCGGGGTGCGGCTGCCGGGCCACGAGGTGCTGCCGTGGGACGGGCCGGAGGAGTCTCTGCGCCAGGTCCTCGAGGCGACCGTGTGGGCCAAGGAGTGCTGGGTGGCCTCCATCGAGGGGCTCTCGATGCCTGTCCGGCGCCATTCCGACGACGTCGCCGCGCTGATCGAGCGCCACGAGTCCGTGGCCGCACGCTGGCTCGCGGTCGTCCGCGACATCGAGCGGCGCGGGGCCTGGGAGGACCGGCTCGTGGACGCCCTGTGCGAGCCGCCGGAGAGCTTTCAGATGGGGTCGGTGGTCGCCCACGTCCTGACGTACGCAGCCCACCGGCGTCTGCTGGCCCGGATGATGCTCCGGATGGCCGGCGTCGAGGTCGACCGGGGTGACCCGATCGACTGGCTGCGGGCTCGCCGCGGCGAGGTGCCGCCTCGTACGCTGGGGCAGTGA